One genomic window of Bradyrhizobium sp. B124 includes the following:
- a CDS encoding VOC family protein, with amino-acid sequence MAKPVHSMIRVFDEAKALDFYKRAFGLEIADNLRFGDFALIYLRHPSSPFEVELTVNFDRKEPYALGDGYGHLAVVVDDVDAEHARFDKEKLSPGPLRDFKHDGKTLARFFFVSDPDGYKIEVIQRGGRFG; translated from the coding sequence ATGGCGAAACCCGTGCATTCGATGATCCGCGTGTTCGACGAGGCTAAAGCGCTCGACTTCTACAAGCGCGCGTTCGGGCTCGAGATCGCGGACAATCTGCGATTTGGCGATTTCGCGCTGATCTATCTGCGCCATCCCTCCTCGCCTTTCGAGGTCGAGCTCACGGTCAATTTCGACCGCAAGGAACCCTATGCGCTCGGCGACGGCTACGGCCATCTCGCCGTCGTAGTCGATGACGTCGATGCCGAGCACGCGCGCTTCGATAAAGAGAAGCTGTCGCCCGGGCCGCTGCGCGACTTCAAGCATGACGGCAAGACGCTGGCGCGCTTCTTCTTCGTCTCGGATCCCGACGGCTACAAGATCGAGGTGATCCAGCGCGGCGGGCGCTTCGGCTAA
- a CDS encoding c-type cytochrome: MPLPAAKPPDGATLFKQQCATCHATNMSDPVRQGPSLYKIVGRHAGKADGFKYSAGFAKADFVWDDSRLDAWLTNPQEVIPGTVMAYRQAKPETRAMIIAYLKELN, from the coding sequence ATGCCGTTGCCTGCCGCCAAGCCGCCCGATGGGGCGACTCTGTTCAAGCAGCAATGCGCGACCTGCCACGCTACCAACATGTCGGATCCCGTCCGGCAAGGGCCGTCGCTCTACAAGATCGTCGGCCGCCATGCCGGCAAGGCTGACGGATTCAAATATTCCGCGGGCTTCGCCAAGGCTGACTTCGTCTGGGACGACTCCAGGCTCGATGCCTGGCTGACCAATCCACAAGAGGTGATCCCAGGCACCGTGATGGCCTACCGACAGGCCAAGCCGGAAACCCGCGCCATGATCATCGCCTATCTGAAGGAGCTGAATTGA